The Vigna radiata var. radiata cultivar VC1973A unplaced genomic scaffold, Vradiata_ver6 scaffold_473, whole genome shotgun sequence genome window below encodes:
- the LOC106754767 gene encoding 60S ribosomal protein L44, with amino-acid sequence MVNVPKTKKTYCKSKECRKHTLHKVTQYKKGKDSIAAQGKRRYDRKQSGYGGQTKPVFHKKAKTTKKIVLRLQCQGCKHVSQHPIKRCKHFEIGGDKKGKGTSLF; translated from the exons ATG GTGAACGTTCCGAAGACGAAGAAAACCTACTGCAAGAGCAAGGAGTGCAGGAAGCACACCCTCCACAAGGTCACCCAATACAAGAAGGGTAAGGACAGCATCGCCGCTCAGGGAAAACGCCGTTATGACCGTAAACAGTCCGGTTACGGTGGACAGACCAAGCCCGTTTTCCACAAAAAG gcCAAAACCACCAAGAAAATTGTGCTGAGGCTCCAGTGCCAGGGATGCAAACATGTATCCCAACATCCAATCAAG AGGTGCAAGCACTTCGAAATCGGCGGCGACAAGAAGGGAAAGGGAACCTCTTTGTTTTAG